In the genome of Verrucomicrobiota bacterium, the window TGACCGGCGCGGCGCAGACCTGGTTTGTGGTGAACAAACCCGCGACCGTGGCGGGAACTTCCGAGACGATCAAGGCCAGGTCGCGCTTTTTTCCTTTGTTTGAGCCCTTGCCAGTGCCGAGGCGCTTGATGTCGCAAAACACGCCGCTCGCGAGGAAGCCCTTGGGCGCGGTGATAGAGCCGGAGATTTGTTGGAGTGAACCTTTCATCAAATTTGATTCTCTATCCGTGCTTTCCGTGTGATCCGTGGTTGCTCGGTTCCGGCTGCGTCGGGCTGTGTTCATCCGCAGTTTCCCTCGTTCCAGGTTAAGTCAAACCCGCTGTTTCCGGATATCCGTGCATGATGTTAAAGCATTGGATGGCCTGGCCGCTCGCGCCTTTCACAATGTTGTCCTCGGCGCTCATCACGATCAGCCGGCCCGTGCGTGGATCGAGGCGCCAGGCGATTTCGATGACGTTCGTTCCGGCGACATTCTTGGTGTCGGGCAGGGCCTTGCCTTCGAGCACACGAACGAACGGTTCGCTCGCGTAAGCCCGCCGGTAACAAGCCGTGATCGCGGCGTTCAATTCGGCGGTCTTTGCGCCATCAGCGGCGTGCTCGGCCGGCGCCAGGTAAAGCGTCGTGAGAATTCCGCGATTCACGGGGATCAGGTGCGGCGTGAATTGAATGACGATTTTCTCGCCCGCCGCTGCCGAGAGTTCCTGTTCGATCTCGGAAAGATGCCGGTGCTTGGGGAGGCCGTAGGGCCGGACGCTCTCGTTGCATTCCACGAACAGGTAATCGAGTTCCGCCTTGCGCCCCGCGCCGCTGACACCGCTCAGGGCATCGGCGATGATGCTCGTGGAGCGAATGAGTTTTTGCCGCAGCAACGGAAGCGTGGGGAGCAGAATGCTGGTTGGATAACAGCCCGGGCAAGCCACGAGCGTGGCCGTCTTGATCGCAGTGCGATTCCATTCGGGCAGGCCATAGACCGCTTCCTTCAGCAATTCCGGCGCGGGATGTTCGTGCGCGTAAAATTCCTGATATACGGCGGGGTCTTTGACGCGAAAGTCCGCGCTCAGATCGAGCACGCGGCAGCCGAGCTTCAAAAGCGGAACGGCGTATTCCGCCGCGACGCCGTGCGGGAGGGCCAGAAAAACCGCTTCCGCTTGCCTGGCCAGCACCTCGGCGTTGGGTTCCGCAAACCTCAATTCCCCGGCCCGGGGGTAATGGGCGAATCTTGGGAAAACCTGGGCGACTGACTGGCCCGCATACTGCCGGGAAGTCAGCGCGACCAACTCGGCCTGCGGATGCAGCAAGAGCAGCCGGACGAGTTCCTCGCCCGTGTATCCGGACGCGCCGACGATGGCGACTCTAGTTTTCATGCGCCGTGTGATAGCCAGTTAAACCTGAAATCCGAAGCACGAAATCCGAAATCCGAAACAAATCCATCTGAATTCGCTTCGGCCCGGCCAACAAAAAGCCCCGCCGGAGTCAACCAGCGGGGCTCGACAAATTCTGTTCCGTTTAGCGTTTGCTGTATTGGAATCGTTTGCGAGCGCCGGGTTGACCGTACTTCTTGCGTTCGCGCATGCGCGGATCACGCGTCAGCAGGCCTTCGCTGCGCAAGGCCGAACGAAAATTGGCGTCCGACGCCAGGAGCGCGCGCGCAATCCCGTGGCGCACGGCGCCGGCTTGCCCGGTCAGCCCGCCGCCGGTCACGTTGACGCGCACGTCGAATTTGGTCGTCGTCTCCGTGCGCGCCAGCGGCTGCAAAACCATCGTCCGCTGGGCTTCAATCACAAAGTAGCTTTCAAACGGCCGGCCATTGATCGTGATTTTGCCGGAGCCGGGAGCAAGGCGCACGCGGGCCACGGCGCTCTTGCGCCGGCCGGTGCCGAGGTACTCAGTCGTTTGTGCCATAGCTGAATCTTAGTTTTGGGCCGCGATCGTCGTGGGCTTTTGCGCAGAGTGCGGATGCTCGCCGCCGCGATACACTTTGAGCTTGGTCAGCAGCACGCGCCCCAGCCGGTTCTTCGGGATCATGCCTTTGACCGCGTGATGGATTAACCGTTCCGGATGGCGCGCCCGAACTTGCTCGACCGTCCGGTATTTCTCGCCGCCCTTCCAGCCGGAGTAGGACATGAACTTCTTCTTCGTTTCCTTCTTGCCGGTCAGGAGCACTTTCTCCGCGTTGACCACCACCACGAAATCGCCGGCGTCGAGGTGATCGGTGTAAATCGGCTTGGTTCGACCGCGCAAAATATTCGAGATCTGGACCGCGAGGCGGCCCAGGACGGCGCCGTTGGCATCGATCAGATACCACTTGCGCTGGTCCAAATTGACTTTGGGCAGATACGTTTTCATCGAAACTCTTCGTGTCAAAGAGCGCAGAACCTAGCAAACAAGGAAGTGAAGTCAATAGTCATTTCAGGCTCAATTTGGCCCGTTCACGCCGGCGGTCCTTTGTCGTTTCGTTCGCGCAGGTCCCGGCGCAGTTTCACGATTTCTCGTCCGCCTTTCGCCCCCACGTAAAACAGCAGCGCCGCAAACCAGGCAATCGATCCGAAGATCATTGCCGTCCAGAAGAAAACAAAAAAGTAGGTCATGAGGAAGCCCTGGCCACGGCGCGGGAGGAACCCAGCCAGGAACCGGCGAACATCCCGAGAAACGCCAGCGCAAAGGAAGAGGCCCCGGCAATTTCAGGAGCGATTTGATGCGCCGCATCGACCCGCGCATTGACGATCAGGAAGGTCAGCGGCCCGATCGCGCCCAGGACCAGCGCCGCGCACGCGCCGTATCGATTCGCCCGAGGCCAGTACAACGCGGCCACCAGCAACGTGAACACGCTCGCCAGATAGATGTTCCCCGTGACCGCCAGATAATCCCAGACGTTCCCTTTCAGTTCGTAGAGCAATCCGTAGAAAACCAGAAACACGCCGATCGCGCAGACCAGAAGCCGCGTCAACAGCAGCCGTGTGCGCGGCGCTGGAGGTTTCTTGAAGCACGGCATCAACAAGTCGTTGTAGATCACCGTGGCCCAGGTCAACAGGTAGCCGCTGTCCGTGGACATCTCCGCCGCCAGCATCGCGGCGATCACCAGGCCGAGAATCCCGGCGGGCAGAATCGCCGCCAGGTAAGCGGGCATGGCCGTGCGGCTGTCCAGACCGGAAGCCAGGCCGCCGTGACTGGCGAAATACGCAAACGCGGCCGCGCCAAACAGCACCGGCAGAGCGAATCGACCCACGAAATAAAAGGAAGCGCGGCGGTACATGCTCTTGGCGGTTTCCTCATTTTTGGCGCAGAGCACGCGGGTGATCTGCGTTTGCCAGGTCGTGACCACGGCCACTTGAAAGAGCGCCTGCCACAGCAGATAGCCCCAGCCCAGGCTGGTCGGGTGAAACGGATTGAACGGATGCGACGCCAGCCTGGCGCCATCCGCTCTCGTGCCGTCCCAACTCATCCAGAGTTGCCCCATGAGCGTGTTCCAGCCAATGTCGCGAATGACAAGCATCGAGGTGATCACCAGGCCGACGCTCATGATCAAGAACTGAAGATAATCCGTCACCAAAACCGAAAGCATCCCGCCGAGCACGGTGTAAAGCAGCACGATCGCCAGCAGGCCAATCATAATCAGTTCGAGCCAGTACACCGGCAACCCGGTGACGTGGACCAGGAATTCGCCGCCCACGCGCAGAAAAACGCCCATGTTCAGCACGCCGCCCAACACGACAAACAAGCCGGCCAGCCAGCGCACCTGCGTTCCGAATCGCTGCTGAAACAATTCCGGGATGGTCATGACGCCGGAGCGCCGAAGCGGACCGATGACAAATCCGGTGCGGCCCACGAAATACATCGCGCCGGCCATCAACACGCCGACGGTCGCTCCCGCGAAGCCTTTTTCGTAGCCCAGTTGAGCGGTGTACATCACGGTGACCAGGCCCAACTCGGTGGCGGCGAGCGAGGCGATCCCCAGGTTCAGATCCATCTCGCGTCCGGCGACCGCAAAGTCTTCCACGCCCCGCACGAAGCGCCGCATCCAAAGCCCGGCGCCCATGCACACAAGCAGATAAAGACCGACGATGAGGATGTCGATTAGAGACAAAGTCACGGCGATTTAGGACGTTGTCGCCATTGGTTGTTGGCCGCGTTTGCTGCGGCCTTCTTTTGACACGAATTACACGAATTTTCACGAATTAATTCTCTCCCTTCTCAAATCCGGGCCAAATCAACGTCGGTGGGGCGACGCTCCCGCGGAGTCTGTCCGCGACTCCTGTCCTTGCCCAATTCTACCCGCCTTAATTCGTGCTAATTCGTGCAATTCGTATCGTCCGCCCAGGTCCGCCCAGTTCAAATCCCTTGTTCGCACTTGCGCCTTGGTAGGGCGGCTTCTATTTTTTCGTTTTATGAGACTTTTCCGATTCCTGCTTCTTGCAACCGCCGTGTTGATTTCCAGCCGATCGCTGGCGCAAAACTCAGCCGCTGAAGCCGCGCTGGAGCGCAAAGCGAACGAGGAACGTTTCGCTCAACTCAATGCCAGAGTCGCATCCATGATAGAAACGGAGGGGGTTCTGCGGTCGAAAATCCAGGAATTGGAACAAAGTGTGGCCTCGCTGAGCCGGGAGATCAGGCGGTTGAAGGACGACAACGCCCACTCGAACACCCGCCTGGTCACGCGCGAAGAATTCAACACGCTCGTGGAAAAACTGAAGGAGATCGACAAGAAACGGGAAGAGGACAACCGATTGATCGTCAACAGCATCAACACCCTCAAGGATATTGCCAAGGTTCCGGCGCCGACTCCTTCGCGTCCCAAGCCCTCCACAGACCATACGGAGGCGCTGGAAACTGTCGATTACAAGATCAAGGAGGGCGATCTGCTCTACAAGATTATCGCGGCCTACAACGACGAATATGCCAGGCAGGGTCGAGGGCGGATCACTCTCGAGCAAGTCAAAGAAGCGAACCCGGAATTGAATCCCAACCGGATTATTCCCGGCAGAGTGATTCGAATTCCAGTCCCGCCCAAGAAATGACCGGCTCCAGGCGAACCGGATGGTATGCCCTCAGTTGAGGGTGGGGCGGGGCTCCCGCCGAGCCAATGCCATCGAAGAAAGGCTCCGCAGGAGCGTCGCCCCACCGTCGGTAACTGAGGGTTACTCCGGGCCAAATCTCCCGGTTGATTCTCCCCTGGCTTCGGAGTTATGGTGTCCTGGCGTGGACCTGGACCGATGGCTTATCAAGCATGCAAAACTCGGATTTGACAGGTTTTAGCATCGTCATCATCGAGGACGATTCGCTGCTCCGGAAACAAATCACGGCGTATCTGGAGCGCCTCGGCGCGGATGTCACCGGCGTCGATTCCATTCAACGGGCCCGGAAAGTCATCGCGGACCTGAGCTTCGACTTCGCGTTGCTGGACGTGAATTTGCCGGACGGTTTGGGGATCGATTTGCTCCGGGAGAAATGCTTTTCCAGTTACACGGGCGTCATCGTCATGACGGCAGAAGGCCGCATTGAGGGCGCAATCGAAGCCATCCGCCTGGGCGCCCTGGAATACCTGGTCAAGCCTTTCGATCCCGCGCAATTGCCGCTGGTCATCAACCGCGCGCGCCGTGCGAAACAAACCGAGCGCCTGACCGAACACCGCCGGAGCGACGTCACTTCAGGCGGCATTTCGTTCTTCTTCGGCTCGTCGCTGGCTTCGCTCCAATCGCAATTGGAGAAGATTCTCGCTGCCGACCGGCGCCTGGAAAGCAACCTTCCCCCGGTCCTCATCGAGGGCGAGACCGGCACGGGGAAAACGACGATCGCGCGGTGGATTCACCACCAGGGTCCGCGCGCCGGCCAGCCGTTAGTCGAAGTCAACTGCTCGGCGTTGCCGGAGACTTTGGCCGAGTCCGAGCTGTTTGGACACGAGCGCGGAGCTTTCACAGATGCACGAACTGCGCGCATGGGCCTTTTCGAAGCCGCGAACGGTGGAACGCTGTTCCTGGACGAATTGCCCAGCTTGTCGTTGCCGCTCCAGGCCAAGGTTCTCAAGACGATTGAAGACCACAAGATTCGGCGCGTCGGAGGGCATAAAGAAATCGCCATTGACGCCCGCGTGATCGCCGCTACCAACCGCGACTTAAAATCGATCGTCGCCAGCGGCCAATTCCGGGAGGACTTGTATCACCGGCTGGATTTGTTCCGGGTTTACATTCCGCCTTTGCGCGAGCGCGGGGACGATATCCTGGAACTGACGGAGAAGCTGCTCGACCAGTTGTCGGCCCGTCATCGCCTGCCGCGCAAACCGATCCATGCGCAAGGCCGGAAGAGTTTGCAGGCTCAACCCTGGCCCGGCAACGTCCGTGAACTGGCGCACGAACTGGAACGGGCCATTGTCTTTGAAGAAGGCGAGGAACTGAAGTTTGAGCACCTCGGCACAACCGCGCCTGAAAAACCGGCCACGCTTGCGGTTGCGGATGACTGGCTTAATCCGGCGTTTCAATTCCCGCCGGAGGGTTTTTCCATGGAGGAAGCGATCAACCGGCTCATCCAGCGGGCTCTCAAACAGACCTCGAACAACGTTTCGGCCGCGGCGCGCTTGCTCGGGGTTTCAAGAGACTACATTCGCTACCGGCTTTCGGGGCAAAAAACCAGCAGCCTCCGTTGGGGACTTAAACCCAGTTGCCGTCTGCGAGAGATGGACTTGGGAGACTCTCACCGGAAAACAGTGGCTCGTGCTCCAGCGTTGTTTCGAGCCATCTCGCGTCTGGGAAACAGGTTAAGATGCGCCTGTGGCCTTGGCACGTTCTCTGCCGCGGAATTGACGAGACGCAAAAGCGGAATTACGGCGTTTTGTATTTTTGTAGCTATGCACCAACCAACAACAATGACCTATGAAACTAACCAAAACTCTTGCGCTCGTCTCGGGGGTAAGTCTGCTCCTGGTCGCGCTCGCGGCCCACGCGGCTGACACCGCCAAGCCCGGCGAGTTGGATCGATCCAAGAAGCCGGCCACCGCGACCCAGCCTGCGACCCCGGCGAAGACCCTCACGCCGACGACGCCTGGGGTGCCCGCGAGGAAACCCGAAACGTCGCCCACCACACCTATAACGCTCGGAAACACCGTCGATCCCAAGTTGATCGAATCGACGATCGACAAGGCTTTGACGGTTAATCGGAACCAGAAACCTGCCCGACCGGATCACAAGGACAAATCCGAACGGTCCGGTCCCTCGGACGACGTCAAAAGGCTCATGGATTTGTTCAAGGAAACTCGCAACGAATTCCTGGAGCAGGAAAAGGAGTTGAAGCAGAAATACACGGCGGCGAGCAAAGTAGACCGCGAAAAACTCCGCGATCTGATCAAGGAAAAGCGCCAGGCGTTTCTCGATCGCCAAAAGGAACTGCGAGACGAGCTTCACAAACGCACGCAAGACGTCCGAGATCAGCTTAAAGACCATCGCGAAGTCATCGACGCCGCCAAAGATCAGGCCAAGGACGAAGTCAATCGCCGCAAAGGCGGTCGCGACTGAGACGATGGTTTAGAACGTAGCTGCTGGTTAGAAACCCGTTCAACGCCAGCAGTCACACCGCCAGGCAGCCAGAGGTTGTCTGGCGTTTTTGTTTCATGAGCGCGCGCCCCAGCGAGCGTTTTCATGCGCGATTCACTCGAACAAGCTCGCGAACGGTGAAAACCTCAAATTTCTAAGTCCCTTGGAAGAAATGCTGAACCAAGGAGTGAAATGTCTCAACCGCTCGGTCGCTCGCCGGTAACTGCGAAGACTGCTGGAGCAGCCAAATACGCAGATGCTCGAAATGCGATCCAGGGAAGCGTTGGCAAGCTTACCAATACACCCGCTACCGATGTCGAGGGAGGCTGCGCGCGCTGGGAACAAAAGCGCTTGGAACCATAGAAATCTGACGTGTCATGATTCACCATAGACCTGCCATTGCTCGTCGCGCGGCAAGCTGTTGAACCCTTCCAAGACAGATTGGGCTTTCGTGCTCATGCTTTGAACCATATCCGCCCCGCATGAAAACGACAAGCACCCCCATCGGGAATGTCGGGAATCTTCCCTTCGATGAGGACTCGCCCACGGTCAAGGAGGCACTGATGCCGCAAGCCGAATCGAACGCCGCTTCGCGATGTCCGGACAAACGTGCGACTGGAACCGAGTCGTGGCGCTACCGGGCGATCTCACAAATTCGTGTCACATTCTTCGTCTGCGTCTATCTGCGGTTCAACTGCGGAGTTTTGGTTGAAACTGGCGCACGGCAAGATTGTTTGGTTAGACTTTCCCAAAACGAACCGAACCGAAATTCCTCCCATGAAACACTACGAATTGAACCACGTCGCGATTCACGTGCAGGACGTCGAGAAAAGCTGTGAATTTTACCGGAGCGTGCTGATGCTGGAGCCGATTCCCCGTCCGGCCTTCACCTTCCCCGGCGCGTGGTTCCGGCTGGGAACGATTCAAGAACTCCACTTGATCGGAAACCGCACCGAGCCAGTGTTTGCGGGAAACCGCAGCAACCACTTCGCTTTGCGCGTCGATGATCTGACGCCCTGGGAACAACACTTCCAACGGATTGGCGTGTCGTATTTGCCTCGGCGCACGCGGCCCGACGGCGCGCTGCAAATGTACGTCAAAGACCCAGACGGCCATGTCATTGAGTTGTTCACGCCGCCGGGCGGGGCGGAGTAACGGCGTGGCGGGGGGCGGAGGGAGTGGTGGAGTGATGGAGTATTGGAGTATTGGCTTTCAGCCTGAAGCCGGGTGGTGTAATCCGAGTAAGCTCGAATTCACGCGAATTCACCCACTCCATCACTCCATTACTCCATCACTCCATTACTCCGTGCTTTGAAGAATTCCCGAATCACCGCAGCCACGCGTTCAACCTGCGCCTCAGTCAATTCCGGGTAAATGGGGAGGCAAAGGCACTCGCGCGCGGCTTTCTCGGCTGCGGGGAAATCTCCGGCTTTGTGGCCAAGCGCGGCGTAACACTTCTGCAGGTGCAAGGGCAAGGGATAATGAAGCGAATACCCGGTGCGGTTCGCTTCGAGATGCTTTTTCAAATCGTCGCGGCGCGGATGCCGAATCGCGTAGAGATGATACACGCTTTGCGCGTAGCCGGCCTCGCGCGGCAATTTCAGAGGCGTGCCGCTCAGCGATTCGTGGTAGCAATGCGCAATCCGGCGGCGGGCGGCGTTCCATCGCGCCAGATGCTTCAACTTGACTCCGAGAACCGCGCCTTGAATGCCTTCCATCCGGTAATTGAACCCCACCTCGTCGTGGAAATAGCGGGCCGTCGAACCGTGATCGCGCAAGGAACGGGCGCGCGCCGCGAGGGTCGGGTCGTCGGTGACCAGAGCGCCGCCCTCCCCGCACGCGCCGAGGTTTTTCGCCGGATAAAAACTGAAGGCGGCGAGCGAACCGAAAATCCCGACCGTTTTTCCCCGATAAGTCGCGCCGTGCGCCTGAGCCGCGTCCTCGATTAATTTCAGGTTGTGCTTCCGGCAGATCTGCAGGAGCGGATCGAGATCGCACGGATGGCCGTAAAGATGGACCGGCAAGATTGCTTTCGTGCGAGGCGTGATCGCTTTCTCCACCCGGCCTGGATCCAGATTGAACGTCGCATCGTCGATATCGACATAGACCGGACGCGCGCCCACGTAAGAAATGGCCCAGCTCGTCGCCGCAAACGTGAACGGCGTTGTGATGACTTCGTCCCCGGCGCCGATGTTCGATAGAATCATCGCGATGTGCAGCGCTGACGTTCCGCTGTTGAGTGCAATCGCGTGGCTGGCCCCGCAAAATCGGGCGAAATCCTGCTCGAACTGGACGACTTCCGGCCCCAGACAAAACGCGTTCTGATCCAGCACGCGCGCAATCGCGGCGTCGATTTCCTCGCGCAGCGGCCGCATCTGCGCGCTCAAGTCAAGATACGGAATAGCGTCGTCCATCAGCTTATGGTGCCCCACTTAGGAACCCAGGCAACATCAGCTTTCTGCCTTCCAGTTCCTCAGCGCGTGCTCCAGCGCTTCTTCAACCGGTCGCATCTTCACGCCGGCCCCCAGCAGCTTCCGTGTGTCCATAACGCAGTTGGACCGCGGGGTCCGGGCCGCGAACTGATAGAACTCCTCGTCGCTCGCCCAGAACTCGAAGGAGCGATTGGGCTGAAGGATCTGCTGAATCATCTCCACCACGCGCCGGGTCGTCGTGAAACCCGGATTCGTCACGTTGTACGTCCCGAACGGCGCGCGCAGTTTCCATAAATCCAGGCACGCGTGGACGAAGTCCGCGCGGTGCGAAATGGAGTTTGTGTTGTCATAGACCTTTTTGTAGCGCTGCACCTTGCTCAGGTAGTTTCGGGCATTGTCAAACTCGTCGAACGGGATGCGCAACCGCCAGATGTAACACTGGCCCACGCCGGCGATCGCTTCCTCGGCCAACGCTTTGGTGCCGCTGTAAAAGCTGCATGGCGGATTCCGGAATGTGAAGTTGGTTTCGTCGGTTTCGGAGAAACCCTGGACGGACTCCGGATGCTGTTCGACGCGCGAGCGCACCTCGGGCCGGATCAAGTCCTTTTCCACTGCCAGCGACGTTCCGTGTTTTAATTTCGCGCCGTCATAGATGCACCCGGACGACACGTGTCCCCACGGGATCCCCGTGGCGGCGCAAGCGTGCGCGATCGTTTGCGGAAGGAGCGTGTTCCCCGCGAGCGTGTCGGCGCGGGCTGTCTCGCAGGCATCGACGTTGGGTTTGCCCGTGTAGCCTGCGGCGTTGATGAGGAAACTCGGCTTTTGCGTCCTCAGGAAATTCAACAGCGTCTCGAACTGCGTGTAATCCACTTCTTTTCGCGAAAGTCCGATGAAGGGAAGGCCGCGCTGCGTGAGGCTCCGTGCGAAAGCTCGGCCGATATAGCCGGTCGCGCCTAACAAAACGATCATAAGGTTCAGGAAAGATGACTTGAGGATTGAATCAACGCCCCTCCGCCAGCCGTCTGGCTTCGGCAACAACTTCGTTCAAGTATTCCCGGTATTCACAATTCGGCATCCGGTCGGTCAACGCCGCGAGTTGATCCAGCGAAAGAAACCCGCGGAGAAACGCCGCTTCTTCCGGGCAACCGATCTTGATCCCTTGCCGTTTCTCGATGGTCTGCACAAATGCCGAAGCTTCGTGCAAACTGCTGCTGGTGCCGGCGTCCAGCCAGGCGAAGCCGCGGCTCAACCGATAAACCCGCAACTGCCCGCGCTGGAGATATTCCACGTTCACGTCGGTGATTTCGAGTTCGCC includes:
- a CDS encoding N-acetyl-gamma-glutamyl-phosphate reductase; the protein is MKTRVAIVGASGYTGEELVRLLLLHPQAELVALTSRQYAGQSVAQVFPRFAHYPRAGELRFAEPNAEVLARQAEAVFLALPHGVAAEYAVPLLKLGCRVLDLSADFRVKDPAVYQEFYAHEHPAPELLKEAVYGLPEWNRTAIKTATLVACPGCYPTSILLPTLPLLRQKLIRSTSIIADALSGVSGAGRKAELDYLFVECNESVRPYGLPKHRHLSEIEQELSAAAGEKIVIQFTPHLIPVNRGILTTLYLAPAEHAADGAKTAELNAAITACYRRAYASEPFVRVLEGKALPDTKNVAGTNVIEIAWRLDPRTGRLIVMSAEDNIVKGASGQAIQCFNIMHGYPETAGLT
- the rpsI gene encoding 30S ribosomal protein S9, which produces MAQTTEYLGTGRRKSAVARVRLAPGSGKITINGRPFESYFVIEAQRTMVLQPLARTETTTKFDVRVNVTGGGLTGQAGAVRHGIARALLASDANFRSALRSEGLLTRDPRMRERKKYGQPGARKRFQYSKR
- the rplM gene encoding 50S ribosomal protein L13, producing MKTYLPKVNLDQRKWYLIDANGAVLGRLAVQISNILRGRTKPIYTDHLDAGDFVVVVNAEKVLLTGKKETKKKFMSYSGWKGGEKYRTVEQVRARHPERLIHHAVKGMIPKNRLGRVLLTKLKVYRGGEHPHSAQKPTTIAAQN
- a CDS encoding sodium:solute symporter family protein; the encoded protein is MGAGLWMRRFVRGVEDFAVAGREMDLNLGIASLAATELGLVTVMYTAQLGYEKGFAGATVGVLMAGAMYFVGRTGFVIGPLRRSGVMTIPELFQQRFGTQVRWLAGLFVVLGGVLNMGVFLRVGGEFLVHVTGLPVYWLELIMIGLLAIVLLYTVLGGMLSVLVTDYLQFLIMSVGLVITSMLVIRDIGWNTLMGQLWMSWDGTRADGARLASHPFNPFHPTSLGWGYLLWQALFQVAVVTTWQTQITRVLCAKNEETAKSMYRRASFYFVGRFALPVLFGAAAFAYFASHGGLASGLDSRTAMPAYLAAILPAGILGLVIAAMLAAEMSTDSGYLLTWATVIYNDLLMPCFKKPPAPRTRLLLTRLLVCAIGVFLVFYGLLYELKGNVWDYLAVTGNIYLASVFTLLVAALYWPRANRYGACAALVLGAIGPLTFLIVNARVDAAHQIAPEIAGASSFALAFLGMFAGSWLGSSRAVARASS
- a CDS encoding LysM peptidoglycan-binding domain-containing protein is translated as MRLFRFLLLATAVLISSRSLAQNSAAEAALERKANEERFAQLNARVASMIETEGVLRSKIQELEQSVASLSREIRRLKDDNAHSNTRLVTREEFNTLVEKLKEIDKKREEDNRLIVNSINTLKDIAKVPAPTPSRPKPSTDHTEALETVDYKIKEGDLLYKIIAAYNDEYARQGRGRITLEQVKEANPELNPNRIIPGRVIRIPVPPKK
- a CDS encoding sigma-54-dependent Fis family transcriptional regulator produces the protein MQNSDLTGFSIVIIEDDSLLRKQITAYLERLGADVTGVDSIQRARKVIADLSFDFALLDVNLPDGLGIDLLREKCFSSYTGVIVMTAEGRIEGAIEAIRLGALEYLVKPFDPAQLPLVINRARRAKQTERLTEHRRSDVTSGGISFFFGSSLASLQSQLEKILAADRRLESNLPPVLIEGETGTGKTTIARWIHHQGPRAGQPLVEVNCSALPETLAESELFGHERGAFTDARTARMGLFEAANGGTLFLDELPSLSLPLQAKVLKTIEDHKIRRVGGHKEIAIDARVIAATNRDLKSIVASGQFREDLYHRLDLFRVYIPPLRERGDDILELTEKLLDQLSARHRLPRKPIHAQGRKSLQAQPWPGNVRELAHELERAIVFEEGEELKFEHLGTTAPEKPATLAVADDWLNPAFQFPPEGFSMEEAINRLIQRALKQTSNNVSAAARLLGVSRDYIRYRLSGQKTSSLRWGLKPSCRLREMDLGDSHRKTVARAPALFRAISRLGNRLRCACGLGTFSAAELTRRKSGITAFCIFVAMHQPTTMTYETNQNSCARLGGKSAPGRARGPRG
- a CDS encoding glyoxalase, with the protein product MKHYELNHVAIHVQDVEKSCEFYRSVLMLEPIPRPAFTFPGAWFRLGTIQELHLIGNRTEPVFAGNRSNHFALRVDDLTPWEQHFQRIGVSYLPRRTRPDGALQMYVKDPDGHVIELFTPPGGAE
- a CDS encoding DegT/DnrJ/EryC1/StrS family aminotransferase — encoded protein: MDDAIPYLDLSAQMRPLREEIDAAIARVLDQNAFCLGPEVVQFEQDFARFCGASHAIALNSGTSALHIAMILSNIGAGDEVITTPFTFAATSWAISYVGARPVYVDIDDATFNLDPGRVEKAITPRTKAILPVHLYGHPCDLDPLLQICRKHNLKLIEDAAQAHGATYRGKTVGIFGSLAAFSFYPAKNLGACGEGGALVTDDPTLAARARSLRDHGSTARYFHDEVGFNYRMEGIQGAVLGVKLKHLARWNAARRRIAHCYHESLSGTPLKLPREAGYAQSVYHLYAIRHPRRDDLKKHLEANRTGYSLHYPLPLHLQKCYAALGHKAGDFPAAEKAARECLCLPIYPELTEAQVERVAAVIREFFKARSNGVME
- a CDS encoding sugar nucleotide-binding protein, yielding MIVLLGATGYIGRAFARSLTQRGLPFIGLSRKEVDYTQFETLLNFLRTQKPSFLINAAGYTGKPNVDACETARADTLAGNTLLPQTIAHACAATGIPWGHVSSGCIYDGAKLKHGTSLAVEKDLIRPEVRSRVEQHPESVQGFSETDETNFTFRNPPCSFYSGTKALAEEAIAGVGQCYIWRLRIPFDEFDNARNYLSKVQRYKKVYDNTNSISHRADFVHACLDLWKLRAPFGTYNVTNPGFTTTRRVVEMIQQILQPNRSFEFWASDEEFYQFAARTPRSNCVMDTRKLLGAGVKMRPVEEALEHALRNWKAES